The candidate division KSB1 bacterium genome includes a region encoding these proteins:
- a CDS encoding CPBP family intramembrane metalloprotease, translated as MIQTVHQSQPENNTAHRFLAPKGGWGWLVLPIVLMFLGSYTVWAIFMIRLHDPALAGQESLAIAPLFWSILQVMLFIIAFTQLRRYGISMKEMIGVSKERALLDVAYGLGLAIVSSAIIAIVQGYLGFAFLGKMAKQTSNHPPFYRWALVYWTTIGAITAGVGEEFYFRGFLMARLNKMKPVWLVIITSLAFAFWHLSPFMLLHTFVIGIIFATVYLHTKRLFPVILAHILTNVIGGIFMMSS; from the coding sequence ATGATTCAAACCGTGCATCAGTCTCAGCCAGAAAATAACACAGCCCATCGCTTCCTAGCCCCAAAAGGCGGATGGGGTTGGCTTGTTTTACCAATCGTCCTGATGTTTCTCGGGAGCTACACTGTATGGGCTATTTTCATGATACGATTGCATGATCCTGCTTTAGCAGGTCAAGAAAGTTTAGCTATAGCGCCACTGTTTTGGTCAATATTGCAAGTTATGCTGTTCATCATTGCATTTACTCAGCTAAGACGATATGGCATCTCGATGAAAGAAATGATAGGCGTTTCCAAGGAGAGAGCACTGCTGGATGTGGCTTATGGGCTTGGACTTGCCATTGTTTCGAGTGCAATAATAGCCATCGTTCAAGGCTACCTGGGTTTCGCATTTCTTGGCAAGATGGCCAAACAAACAAGCAACCATCCGCCATTTTATCGATGGGCATTAGTTTATTGGACAACGATCGGCGCTATCACCGCTGGCGTAGGAGAAGAGTTCTACTTTCGCGGCTTTCTGATGGCAAGATTGAACAAGATGAAGCCTGTATGGCTCGTTATAATCACAAGCCTTGCTTTCGCTTTTTGGCATTTGTCTCCTTTCATGCTACTGCATACCTTTGTGATAGGCATTATTTTCGCAACGGTTTACTTGCACACAAAAAGGCTATTCCCTGTAATCTTGGCACATATTTTAACCAATGTCATTGGGGGGATTTTTATGATGTCTTCATAA
- the plsX gene encoding phosphate acyltransferase PlsX gives MNRIIVDAMGGDNAPEEIIKGAALACRESQSLHCIVVGNQRQIRPLIEAQELESQSWSIIHASEVISMDDSPKEAVSEKEQASINVAARLLRDNHGDALVSAGNTGATILSCSKYIPRLPGIERAVLAAILPVAKNKKSDPGISILLDVGATLHCSVNQLLSFAIMGIQYARTVMDIENPRLGLLNIGEEATKGNETLIQTNQELRRNPQFNFIGNIEGKDIMTGIADVIVTEGMIGNIVLKCLEGMAELTVKTGKKMWKKSLLSRLGLTMLAPMLKKIKRRMDYTEYGGAPILGFEKLVVKAHGRSKAKAIKNAILFAEKSIENQLVKHIEAAMKEFYLQLFDHGQR, from the coding sequence ATGAATCGAATTATTGTGGACGCAATGGGAGGGGATAATGCTCCGGAAGAAATTATTAAAGGGGCGGCCCTTGCTTGTCGCGAAAGTCAAAGCCTTCATTGCATCGTAGTTGGGAATCAGCGACAGATAAGACCTCTGATCGAAGCGCAAGAGCTTGAGAGCCAAAGTTGGTCAATCATTCATGCTTCAGAAGTCATTTCTATGGATGACTCGCCCAAAGAAGCTGTTTCAGAAAAAGAACAAGCCTCAATCAATGTGGCAGCAAGACTCCTTAGAGATAACCATGGAGATGCGTTGGTGAGTGCGGGAAATACTGGTGCAACAATCTTGTCATGCTCCAAATATATTCCTCGGTTGCCAGGCATTGAACGGGCGGTACTGGCAGCTATCCTTCCAGTTGCGAAAAATAAAAAGAGCGATCCTGGAATTTCAATCTTGCTTGATGTGGGTGCGACCTTACATTGCAGTGTGAACCAATTACTCAGCTTTGCCATCATGGGGATTCAATATGCCCGAACTGTGATGGACATCGAAAATCCTCGGTTAGGTTTATTAAATATCGGGGAAGAAGCGACCAAGGGAAATGAAACACTCATTCAAACCAATCAGGAATTGCGCAGGAACCCTCAATTTAATTTTATAGGCAACATCGAAGGAAAAGATATCATGACCGGGATTGCTGATGTCATCGTAACAGAGGGGATGATCGGTAACATCGTTCTGAAGTGCCTTGAAGGGATGGCGGAGCTGACGGTAAAAACTGGGAAGAAGATGTGGAAAAAAAGCTTACTGTCCAGGCTGGGTCTGACTATGCTTGCGCCGATGCTAAAAAAGATCAAACGCCGAATGGATTACACGGAATACGGAGGTGCACCAATACTGGGCTTTGAAAAATTGGTTGTCAAAGCTCATGGGCGTTCAAAAGCCAAAGCGATAAAAAATGCGATTCTTTTCGCCGAAAAATCGATCGAGAACCAACTCGTCAAACATATTGAAGCTGCGATGAAAGAATTTTATCTCCAGCTTTTCGACCATGGTCAAAGATGA
- a CDS encoding GNAT family N-acetyltransferase — translation MTEQNAIASPVRFSIESNDFVVKIAETPEEVRGAQRLRFEVFNLEMNEGLDSSWETGLDQDQFDEHADHLIAIDKNNNRIVGTYRMLRKSIANQNGGFYSEGEFDLTNLKQLPVEVLEMGRSCVHKDYRSGVVINLLWAGIAKYLKMADAKYLFGCGSLHTHDVDEVSQIYSYLKSKYFAPEEFRVKPVEKCVVPGLRDDLPADECRDVLKKIPPLLKGYFRAGAFICGEPALDAEFGTTDFFILLPTDKIADRYQNHYKTGTNESQQ, via the coding sequence ATGACAGAACAAAACGCTATCGCTTCACCCGTAAGGTTTAGCATTGAATCCAATGATTTCGTGGTAAAAATTGCAGAAACCCCTGAAGAAGTTCGAGGGGCTCAACGTTTGCGCTTTGAAGTTTTCAACCTCGAAATGAATGAAGGATTGGATTCCTCGTGGGAAACTGGTCTGGACCAGGATCAATTTGATGAGCATGCCGATCATCTGATTGCGATTGATAAAAACAATAACAGAATTGTCGGCACCTATCGAATGCTCCGGAAATCAATCGCTAATCAAAATGGGGGGTTTTATTCAGAAGGAGAATTTGACCTAACGAATCTCAAGCAACTTCCGGTGGAAGTCTTGGAGATGGGACGTTCATGCGTGCATAAGGATTATCGTTCTGGGGTGGTAATTAATTTGCTTTGGGCTGGGATCGCGAAATATTTGAAAATGGCCGATGCAAAATATTTGTTCGGCTGCGGCAGTTTACACACACATGATGTAGATGAAGTCAGCCAAATTTACTCATATTTGAAATCAAAATACTTTGCACCTGAAGAATTTCGGGTGAAACCTGTGGAAAAATGTGTGGTCCCTGGCTTACGGGACGACCTTCCAGCAGATGAATGTAGGGATGTGCTCAAGAAGATCCCACCGCTTTTGAAAGGATATTTCCGCGCGGGAGCTTTTATCTGTGGAGAGCCTGCCTTGGATGCAGAGTTTGGGACAACAGATTTTTTTATTCTTCTCCCTACTGACAAAATCGCTGATCGCTACCAGAACCATTACAAAACTGGCACGAACGAATCGCAACAATAA
- a CDS encoding 1-acyl-sn-glycerol-3-phosphate acyltransferase, translated as MRRLVRLVGFLVVNLIFLVIAILFAPIALIVGRYAHRKIVIFLTKIWASLNVWVLGIRVKLINGDLIDPNQNYFMIANHLSYLDIILVGCKKPGLFVAKKEVKYWPLLGQLAWLAGSIFVDRSKKGPTANKPYIGQIAKYLEQGLTIQVFPEGTSSNGAGVLPFKKGIFSSPILAKTPILPITIRYASVNKQPFGPQNRDLVTWHSDMTFIDHFWGVLNLRGFEVEIIINPPILEKPVNENNVIEQAKALAERAHDIIEKAYLKSEQ; from the coding sequence ATGCGTCGGCTGGTACGTTTGGTTGGATTTTTGGTAGTGAATTTAATCTTTCTTGTGATTGCAATTTTATTTGCACCTATTGCATTAATTGTTGGGCGATATGCGCACCGAAAAATCGTTATTTTTCTCACCAAAATCTGGGCAAGCCTCAATGTTTGGGTGCTGGGAATTCGGGTGAAGCTGATCAATGGGGACCTAATTGATCCGAATCAAAATTACTTCATGATTGCCAATCATCTGAGCTACCTGGATATTATTTTGGTTGGTTGCAAAAAACCAGGCCTATTCGTTGCAAAAAAAGAGGTAAAATACTGGCCTTTACTGGGTCAATTGGCGTGGTTGGCTGGCTCGATTTTTGTCGACCGAAGCAAAAAAGGCCCCACTGCAAATAAGCCATATATCGGGCAAATCGCCAAATATTTAGAGCAAGGCTTAACTATCCAGGTTTTCCCTGAGGGGACTTCCTCCAATGGTGCAGGCGTTCTACCATTCAAGAAAGGCATTTTTTCTTCGCCGATTTTGGCAAAAACCCCGATTTTGCCAATTACAATTCGTTATGCTTCCGTAAATAAACAGCCTTTTGGGCCCCAAAATCGTGATCTGGTCACTTGGCATAGTGATATGACCTTCATCGATCATTTTTGGGGTGTATTGAATTTGCGTGGCTTCGAAGTTGAAATTATCATTAATCCTCCTATTTTGGAAAAGCCAGTTAATGAAAATAATGTCATCGAACAGGCAAAAGCGCTCGCAGAGCGAGCTCATGATATTATCGAAAAGGCATATTTGAAATCTGAACAATAA
- a CDS encoding cupin domain-containing protein, producing the protein MKIIYSTDLEATPIKDPNVSGVSRRVLISAEDQAPNFTMRLFHVEPGGYTYHHSHDFEHEIYILEGEGEAIGSGGTVLFKAGAAIFVEPNEIHQLRNTGKGTMSFLCLVPNRGHQ; encoded by the coding sequence ATGAAAATAATTTACTCCACAGATCTTGAGGCAACACCAATTAAAGATCCAAACGTCTCAGGTGTATCTCGACGAGTTCTCATTTCCGCCGAAGATCAAGCCCCAAATTTTACTATGCGGCTCTTTCATGTCGAGCCGGGCGGTTATACGTATCATCATTCTCATGATTTCGAGCATGAGATTTATATCCTTGAAGGTGAGGGAGAAGCGATAGGCAGCGGGGGAACAGTTTTATTCAAAGCAGGAGCTGCCATTTTTGTCGAGCCAAATGAGATCCATCAATTGCGAAATACCGGTAAAGGCACAATGAGCTTTCTGTGCCTGGTTCCAAATCGAGGACATCAATGA
- a CDS encoding D-aminoacylase → MVKQFSRRDFIKACSCAGFGLVLGCSVRNRFDMIIRNGMIFDGTGSPALNADIAIKGNKIAAINDLSAATADFIIDATGMVVSPGFIDIHTHTDIELLVNPYAESKIFQGVTTEVAGNCGYSPFPLSEADFKTLDQGLVEKYGIHASWNNADQFLSTLTQQKISINYATFTGHGNLRSYVVGKNDVAPTSEQLDLMKRLLAESMDQGSFGLSTGLEYAPGSYANTDELIELCREVSRRNGIYATHIRNEDDFVEEAVEEALKICRNAKVSTEISHLKACNPNNWHKEEILLRRIEQASGAGMPIHADRYPYIAYGTGLSIFLPLWSRQGETEEIISRLQDKALLPDIKSYVESHGAKIGGWDRVMISSCFSEKNRIWEGMTIKECAEHIGKKPFEFIREILIEEKNRVDIVGFAMNEENLKKVLSHPLVMIGSDGNAISPTGKLAEGKPHPRYYGTFPRVLGKYCREENLFDLATAIKKMTSMPAEKLGLKKRGYLREGYFADITIFNPETIVDTATFVKPHQLPVGIEYVIVNGKVTIKNGKHTGELAGEILRNSA, encoded by the coding sequence ATGGTCAAACAATTTTCGCGTCGGGACTTCATTAAAGCCTGTTCTTGTGCTGGATTCGGTCTGGTGCTTGGATGTTCGGTCCGAAATCGCTTTGATATGATAATCCGCAATGGGATGATTTTCGATGGAACGGGCTCGCCCGCGCTGAACGCTGATATTGCAATCAAGGGGAATAAAATTGCAGCGATCAATGATCTAAGTGCTGCGACGGCAGATTTTATAATTGATGCAACCGGAATGGTGGTATCCCCTGGCTTTATTGACATTCATACGCACACCGATATTGAATTGCTGGTCAATCCATACGCAGAGAGCAAAATCTTTCAAGGTGTCACCACCGAGGTCGCGGGAAATTGTGGGTACTCGCCCTTTCCTCTGAGTGAAGCTGATTTCAAGACGTTGGACCAGGGACTGGTGGAAAAATATGGCATTCATGCATCGTGGAACAATGCGGATCAATTTCTATCGACCCTGACACAACAAAAAATATCCATCAATTATGCCACTTTCACTGGACATGGCAATCTGCGAAGTTATGTCGTAGGAAAGAATGATGTGGCGCCGACTTCAGAGCAACTGGACTTAATGAAACGGCTATTGGCCGAATCCATGGATCAAGGTAGTTTTGGGCTTTCGACAGGGTTGGAATATGCACCAGGGAGCTACGCTAACACTGATGAACTGATCGAGTTATGCCGTGAGGTGTCTCGGCGAAATGGTATTTACGCCACCCATATCAGAAATGAAGATGATTTTGTTGAGGAGGCGGTTGAAGAGGCGCTAAAAATTTGCCGCAATGCAAAAGTCTCAACCGAGATTTCACATTTGAAGGCTTGCAACCCAAATAATTGGCATAAAGAAGAAATCTTATTGCGGAGGATCGAACAAGCATCTGGCGCTGGGATGCCGATCCATGCTGATCGCTACCCCTATATCGCTTATGGTACCGGCCTTTCGATTTTCTTGCCGCTTTGGTCCCGCCAAGGAGAGACTGAGGAAATAATCTCGCGATTGCAAGATAAAGCCCTATTGCCTGATATTAAATCCTATGTCGAAAGCCATGGGGCAAAAATTGGTGGTTGGGATCGGGTGATGATCAGCTCTTGTTTTTCAGAAAAGAACAGAATTTGGGAGGGGATGACGATTAAAGAATGTGCCGAGCACATTGGAAAAAAGCCGTTCGAATTTATCAGAGAAATTTTGATCGAAGAAAAAAATCGGGTGGACATCGTTGGATTTGCCATGAATGAGGAAAATCTCAAAAAAGTCCTATCCCATCCTTTGGTGATGATTGGGTCTGATGGGAATGCCATTTCCCCCACTGGGAAACTGGCAGAAGGGAAACCCCATCCGCGCTATTACGGAACATTTCCACGCGTTCTGGGGAAATACTGCCGGGAGGAAAATCTATTTGATCTTGCCACCGCAATTAAAAAAATGACCTCCATGCCAGCAGAGAAATTGGGTTTGAAAAAACGTGGGTATTTAAGAGAGGGATATTTCGCTGATATTACCATTTTCAATCCAGAAACTATTGTCGACACTGCTACATTTGTGAAGCCGCATCAGTTGCCTGTTGGAATCGAATATGTGATTGTGAATGGCAAAGTAACGATTAAAAACGGAAAACATACAGGAGAGCTGGCAGGGGAGATCCTGAGAAATTCCGCGTGA
- a CDS encoding M20/M25/M40 family metallo-hydrolase, with protein sequence MQKFILSKYTILTLVLLTIFPIPYLIGQQVPSEGLRSITPEEMKAHVYYLASDAMKGRNTPSPELDSCAAYIAREFASYGLKSVGSEKSFFQRFNVLKTRLSSPNTLTLIIAGKDTSYQIKNDFVPLHLTANKKVTGPLVFAGYGITAPEYNYDDYQNIDATGKIVLAFVNEPQEKDSTSRFDGVKETDHSKLFIKVQNAKDHGAVGLLLVSTPTHRFRRPPNPWPNLMRNAPEDAIPLTLEEASENQLVAMRIGKDLADDLLKGTGYSYEQIHRSIDETLEPFSFDIPDKLISMETALEAEKFPTQNVVGFLEGTDPLLKNEIVIIGAHYDHVGVSNDNIYNGADDNASGTAGVLEVAEAFAHSKAKPRRSILFITFAGEEKGLFGSRYFTIDPIFPIENIVAMLNLDMISRNDSNEVAIVGSKSSDELRAINEQCNQSIGLKLDYDQDRYFMQSDHYSFYRKDIPVLFYFTKETPDLHKPSDDPEKIIPEKMARIGQLVFSTAWTVANRDERPKFVRFR encoded by the coding sequence ATGCAGAAATTCATATTGTCCAAATACACTATTTTGACTCTAGTTTTATTAACGATCTTTCCCATTCCATATCTCATTGGCCAGCAGGTTCCAAGCGAAGGCCTTCGCTCTATCACCCCGGAAGAAATGAAAGCCCACGTGTATTACCTGGCCTCGGATGCCATGAAGGGGCGCAATACTCCGAGCCCTGAACTCGATTCCTGCGCTGCATACATTGCTCGAGAATTTGCCAGTTATGGCTTAAAATCAGTTGGATCTGAAAAATCCTTTTTCCAACGCTTCAACGTTCTGAAAACGCGGCTTTCTTCTCCCAATACCTTAACGCTAATAATTGCTGGAAAGGATACCAGCTATCAGATCAAAAACGACTTCGTGCCGCTTCATCTGACAGCGAACAAAAAAGTCACTGGACCGCTCGTTTTCGCTGGGTATGGGATCACCGCCCCAGAGTACAATTATGATGATTACCAAAATATCGATGCGACCGGCAAGATTGTCTTGGCGTTTGTCAACGAACCTCAAGAGAAGGACTCGACCAGTCGGTTTGATGGAGTTAAAGAGACTGATCATAGTAAATTGTTCATTAAAGTTCAGAATGCTAAGGATCATGGAGCAGTGGGTTTGCTTTTGGTTTCGACGCCGACGCATCGTTTTCGTCGGCCTCCGAATCCCTGGCCCAATTTGATGCGCAATGCACCAGAAGATGCGATCCCGCTCACTTTAGAAGAGGCGTCTGAAAACCAGCTCGTCGCGATGCGCATTGGCAAAGATCTGGCGGATGACTTATTGAAAGGCACTGGTTATAGCTATGAACAAATTCACCGAAGTATCGACGAAACGCTTGAGCCGTTCTCATTTGATATTCCTGACAAACTTATTAGCATGGAAACCGCTCTTGAGGCTGAAAAATTTCCCACACAAAACGTAGTTGGCTTTTTGGAAGGAACAGATCCACTGCTCAAAAATGAAATCGTGATCATCGGGGCTCATTACGACCATGTTGGGGTCAGCAATGATAATATCTACAATGGAGCTGATGATAATGCTTCAGGAACTGCGGGTGTCCTTGAGGTCGCTGAGGCATTTGCCCATAGCAAAGCAAAACCGAGGAGATCCATTTTGTTTATTACCTTTGCAGGTGAGGAGAAGGGATTATTTGGATCGCGCTATTTTACAATTGACCCAATTTTCCCGATTGAAAATATCGTTGCCATGCTAAATTTGGATATGATTAGCCGCAACGATAGCAACGAAGTGGCCATTGTCGGTTCAAAAAGCAGCGATGAGCTCAGAGCTATTAATGAGCAATGCAATCAGTCGATTGGGTTGAAGTTGGATTATGATCAGGATCGCTATTTTATGCAGAGCGACCATTATTCTTTTTATCGAAAAGACATTCCAGTGTTATTTTACTTCACTAAGGAGACGCCTGATCTTCATAAACCATCGGATGATCCAGAGAAGATCATCCCAGAGAAAATGGCGAGAATTGGACAATTGGTTTTTTCCACTGCCTGGACAGTAGCGAACAGGGATGAGCGCCCAAAATTTGTGAGATTCAGGTAG
- a CDS encoding M1 family metallopeptidase → MKFKKGWRPILLIWLIASIFHEAQSQPIIFEKPLSPRIANYDIDVRLDPEKKMIFGKELLTWFNKTGQKITELQFHLYWNAFRNNQSTFMIESGIKKDIEEQDWGYIEINHIALSTGEVLTASLQFIQPDDDNMHDRTVARLPLPWALLPDQSIQLSIDFAGKIPQPPIAVRSVAEKEYFFISQWFPKIGVFSNGQWNCHQYHRHSEFFADYGVYDVRITVPEKNVVGATGVEIEVKPNGDGTATHYYHAEDVHDFAWTTSPEFIEVTGKVHDVDVRVLLQPDHHTQVQRHLDAAKVAIEYFQNWYGDYPYPNLTIVDPRRKAMTSGGMEYPTLITAGTFYGLPKGLRMLEMVIIHEFGHNFWYHLVANNEFEEPWLDEGINSYSESQILADHYGPIGDMIDFLGIKINDLQLQRAQYINSPDLDPIVKKSWEFYSSGSYGVNSYQKPALMLTTLQNYLGKETLQKIMRTYFERWKFKHPRTEDFIHVANEISGQDLSWFFDQALFSTAELDYSVDRVFTRPIKKHEGYDFTLKIPDQDSTNELHQSFQIRKDSLSTEVDSVDTSIVKFYYSGVDVRRLGDFQFPVEIEIVFENGEKIREHWDGKDLWKKFRYTKPRKLVSATVDPDRKIPIDLNFTNNSRSVESHAKGVNKLAIRFLFWMQLLLDQPEILNAFTGFNLNQ, encoded by the coding sequence ATGAAATTCAAGAAAGGATGGCGACCAATTCTACTTATTTGGCTGATCGCGTCCATTTTTCATGAAGCGCAATCTCAGCCGATCATTTTTGAGAAGCCCCTGAGTCCACGGATTGCAAATTATGATATTGATGTCCGACTTGATCCCGAGAAAAAAATGATTTTTGGCAAGGAGCTACTTACTTGGTTCAATAAAACCGGCCAAAAGATCACCGAGCTTCAGTTCCATCTTTATTGGAATGCATTCCGTAATAATCAATCGACTTTTATGATCGAATCTGGGATCAAAAAGGATATTGAGGAACAGGATTGGGGTTATATTGAGATCAATCACATTGCCCTTTCCACTGGTGAAGTATTGACAGCATCCTTGCAATTCATTCAACCCGACGACGACAATATGCATGATCGCACTGTCGCGCGCCTGCCCCTTCCTTGGGCATTGTTACCAGACCAATCAATTCAACTCTCGATCGACTTCGCAGGGAAAATTCCCCAACCTCCAATCGCTGTCCGTTCTGTAGCTGAAAAAGAATATTTTTTTATCAGCCAATGGTTCCCCAAAATTGGAGTTTTTAGCAATGGTCAATGGAACTGTCATCAGTATCATCGGCATTCAGAATTTTTTGCCGATTATGGCGTCTATGATGTTCGTATCACTGTTCCTGAAAAAAATGTGGTCGGGGCAACTGGTGTGGAAATCGAAGTGAAACCCAATGGAGATGGAACTGCAACGCACTATTATCATGCTGAGGATGTGCACGACTTCGCTTGGACCACCAGCCCAGAGTTTATTGAAGTCACTGGCAAGGTGCACGATGTGGATGTCCGCGTTCTCTTGCAACCAGACCATCATACTCAAGTCCAGCGCCATCTCGATGCGGCCAAAGTCGCCATCGAATATTTCCAAAACTGGTACGGCGATTACCCATATCCCAATTTGACCATCGTTGATCCTCGGCGCAAAGCCATGACCTCAGGCGGCATGGAATATCCAACCCTGATCACGGCTGGGACATTTTATGGCCTTCCGAAGGGATTGCGCATGCTTGAGATGGTGATCATCCACGAGTTTGGCCATAATTTCTGGTACCACCTTGTAGCGAATAACGAATTCGAAGAGCCTTGGCTGGATGAGGGCATCAATTCGTACTCCGAAAGCCAAATTCTTGCTGACCACTACGGCCCAATTGGCGACATGATCGACTTTCTTGGCATTAAAATAAACGATCTGCAATTGCAACGTGCTCAGTATATCAATTCGCCCGACCTTGACCCGATCGTGAAAAAATCATGGGAATTCTATTCGAGTGGGAGCTATGGGGTCAATTCATATCAAAAACCAGCTCTGATGCTCACAACGCTGCAAAATTATTTGGGCAAGGAAACGTTGCAAAAAATTATGCGCACCTATTTTGAACGCTGGAAATTTAAACATCCTCGAACTGAAGATTTTATCCATGTGGCCAATGAAATTTCGGGACAAGATCTAAGCTGGTTCTTCGATCAAGCGTTGTTTAGCACTGCTGAACTAGACTATTCTGTCGATCGGGTTTTTACCCGCCCGATAAAGAAACACGAGGGATACGACTTCACGCTCAAAATTCCTGACCAGGATTCTACAAACGAGCTCCATCAGTCCTTTCAAATCCGCAAAGATTCGCTGAGCACCGAAGTTGATTCAGTTGATACAAGTATAGTCAAATTTTATTACAGCGGGGTTGATGTAAGACGACTTGGAGATTTTCAATTCCCAGTTGAAATTGAGATCGTATTCGAAAACGGAGAAAAAATTCGAGAGCACTGGGATGGAAAAGATTTATGGAAAAAATTTCGCTACACAAAACCAAGGAAACTGGTCTCTGCAACAGTCGATCCCGATCGGAAAATTCCTATAGACCTCAATTTTACCAATAACAGCCGTTCAGTGGAATCTCATGCCAAAGGGGTAAACAAATTGGCCATCAGGTTCTTGTTCTGGATGCAACTGCTGCTCGATCAGCCCGAAATTTTAAACGCGTTCACCGGGTTTAATTTGAACCAATAA